In Luteitalea sp. TBR-22, one genomic interval encodes:
- a CDS encoding OmpA family protein: protein MTSSSLRSPLLAIGLLCGLPVLAAAQAPPDADVKDCKDHPLFTRMADTHIVSCRAVEFDRFAFRTGKGVETPVEGRKFEVRYKIATGKASPGPLAIIRNHQQAIARIGGTTKYEDARYTTLQVTAQGQEVWTQVDTAWGGGYMLTIIEKQAMTQQVVASAEAFKAGLATSGHVEVPGIFFDTGQAVLKPESTAAVAEVASLLKASPALKVFVVGHTDNVASLDLNTKLSQARADAVVQALVSTHGIAASRLVARGVGPLAPVASNDAEDGRAKNRRVELVKQ, encoded by the coding sequence ATGACGTCCTCATCGTTGCGTTCGCCGTTGCTGGCCATCGGCCTGCTGTGCGGCCTTCCAGTCCTTGCCGCGGCGCAGGCCCCGCCCGACGCCGACGTGAAGGACTGCAAGGACCATCCGCTCTTCACGCGCATGGCCGACACGCACATCGTCTCCTGCAGGGCGGTGGAGTTCGACAGGTTCGCGTTCCGCACGGGGAAGGGCGTCGAGACCCCCGTCGAGGGGCGCAAGTTCGAGGTCCGGTACAAGATCGCGACCGGCAAGGCCTCGCCCGGGCCGCTGGCGATCATCCGCAACCACCAGCAGGCGATCGCGCGGATCGGCGGCACCACGAAGTACGAGGATGCGCGGTACACGACGCTGCAGGTGACGGCCCAGGGGCAGGAGGTCTGGACGCAGGTCGACACCGCGTGGGGCGGCGGGTACATGCTCACCATCATCGAGAAGCAGGCGATGACGCAGCAGGTGGTCGCCAGCGCGGAAGCGTTCAAGGCCGGCCTGGCCACCAGCGGTCACGTGGAGGTGCCGGGCATCTTCTTCGACACGGGGCAGGCCGTGTTGAAGCCGGAGTCGACGGCCGCCGTGGCCGAGGTCGCCTCGTTGCTCAAGGCGAGCCCGGCCCTCAAGGTGTTCGTGGTGGGCCACACCGACAACGTCGCCTCCCTCGACCTCAACACGAAGCTCTCGCAGGCGCGCGCCGATGCGGTGGTGCAGGCTCTGGTGTCGACGCACGGCATCGCGGCCTCCCGCCTCGTGGCCCGCGGCGTGGGGCCACTCGCCCCGGTGGCCAGCAACGACGCCGAGGACGGCCGCGCGAAGAACCGGCGCGTCGAGCTCGTGAAGCAGTAG
- a CDS encoding CotH kinase family protein has translation MANGHPTRVASIGRRWLLVLCALVALLAGTSHAQTTDDFFNPAAVQRIDLLVNSQDWAKLQENFQENTYYPADMRWNGLTVRNVGIRSRGLGSRSAAKPGLRVDFDRYASDQTFLGLKSFVLDNLTQDPSGVKESVTMRFYARMGVPAPRESFTRLYVNNQLVGLYGVVEAVDKDLLARVFGEIDGNVQNDGYLFEYNYIVGSPWRFEYLGSDLAAYAERFDAKTKESRSDAEKWGPIEELVRVTNDTPAAALPAALEARLDLPALVRYLAAQNFVAEPDGFTGYDGMNNFYFYRVEDGTRHVCIAWDEDNAFETPDFPLTLRHDENVLVRKLLASSAWRSQYFATLNEAAVSAAQVDEGQAEGWLLAEMRRQLDLIAAPMREDTSKPYSNEEHAAAREALLAFPTARITYVTCEAARATGAPLPEGCPQ, from the coding sequence ATGGCGAACGGGCACCCCACGCGCGTCGCGTCCATCGGTCGTCGTTGGCTCCTGGTCCTCTGCGCGCTGGTGGCGCTGCTCGCCGGGACCTCGCACGCCCAGACCACCGACGACTTCTTCAACCCGGCAGCCGTCCAGCGCATCGATCTGCTGGTGAACTCGCAGGACTGGGCGAAGCTGCAGGAGAACTTCCAGGAGAACACCTACTACCCGGCCGACATGCGCTGGAACGGCCTCACCGTGCGCAACGTCGGCATCCGTTCGCGCGGCCTGGGGTCGCGCAGCGCCGCCAAGCCCGGCCTGCGCGTCGACTTCGACCGCTATGCGTCCGATCAGACCTTCCTCGGCCTGAAGTCCTTCGTGCTCGACAACCTCACGCAGGACCCATCGGGTGTGAAGGAGTCGGTGACGATGCGGTTCTACGCGCGGATGGGCGTCCCGGCGCCACGCGAGTCCTTCACGCGGCTCTACGTGAACAACCAGCTGGTGGGGCTCTACGGCGTGGTGGAGGCGGTCGACAAGGACCTGCTGGCGCGCGTGTTCGGCGAGATCGACGGCAACGTCCAGAACGACGGCTACCTGTTCGAGTACAACTACATCGTCGGATCGCCGTGGCGGTTCGAGTATCTCGGCAGCGATCTCGCGGCCTACGCCGAGCGCTTCGACGCCAAGACGAAGGAGAGCAGGAGCGACGCCGAGAAGTGGGGGCCGATCGAGGAACTGGTGCGCGTCACCAACGACACGCCGGCGGCGGCGCTGCCCGCCGCGCTCGAGGCGCGCCTGGACCTGCCGGCGTTGGTGCGCTACCTCGCGGCGCAGAACTTCGTGGCCGAGCCCGACGGATTCACCGGGTACGACGGCATGAACAATTTCTACTTCTACCGGGTCGAGGACGGCACCAGGCACGTGTGCATCGCCTGGGACGAGGACAACGCGTTCGAGACGCCGGACTTCCCGCTCACCCTGCGGCACGACGAGAACGTGCTCGTGCGCAAGCTCCTCGCCTCGTCGGCGTGGCGATCGCAGTACTTCGCCACGCTGAACGAAGCCGCCGTCTCGGCCGCGCAGGTCGACGAAGGCCAGGCCGAGGGCTGGCTGCTCGCCGAGATGCGTCGTCAGCTCGACCTGATTGCCGCGCCGATGCGCGAGGACACGTCCAAGCCGTACAGCAACGAGGAGCATGCCGCCGCCCGCGAGGCACTCCTGGCCTTCCCCACGGCACGCATCACGTACGTGACGTGCGAGGCCGCGCGAGCCACGGGCGCGCCGTTACCGGAGGGGTGTCCGCAGTAG
- a CDS encoding OprO/OprP family phosphate-selective porin — translation MTPTPALVLTLAALLIAGAPAALAQSTAAPAPDRRGFGWKDDRPAVIFGDDIYVGLRTRLVMDWRGFDPDVDEDLYDLDVARLGVKGKLTRHLDFEVEREFDEDGEWKDWKDVYLNWGTFDALQVRGGRFKIPFGLEQNFGRTEIDFVYRARASTQLTPARDRGAMAHGRFFGRGLTYEAGLFDTDGDIGKLSEPQFVEGAEDDLGPTFGGRVTAAVLRPLVGKEAALRSLRVGVAYTTGNLPEGLNSLRGETPYGFDYFGPVYVKGRRQRLGLELDWTPGPFGLRAEWMQTREDRLRQGLGDVDLSDFLGTGWYAYGTWIVTGQDKDDSISMKRSVLHGGPGAIELALRYEELGFGSASKDGTPLRNPRAEHLLENRDRIWTGGVNWYVMPHVKVVANAIHEDFTDAERTPKEGETAFWSGVLRLQVVF, via the coding sequence GTGACGCCCACGCCCGCCCTCGTCCTCACGCTCGCCGCCCTGCTGATCGCCGGGGCGCCCGCCGCGCTCGCGCAGTCGACCGCCGCGCCGGCGCCGGACCGGCGCGGCTTCGGCTGGAAGGACGACCGTCCGGCCGTCATCTTCGGCGACGACATCTACGTGGGGCTCCGCACGCGCCTGGTGATGGACTGGCGCGGCTTCGACCCGGACGTCGACGAGGACCTCTACGACCTCGACGTGGCCCGCCTCGGCGTCAAGGGCAAGCTGACGCGGCACCTCGACTTCGAGGTCGAGCGGGAGTTCGACGAGGACGGCGAGTGGAAGGACTGGAAGGACGTGTACCTGAACTGGGGCACCTTCGATGCGCTCCAGGTGCGCGGCGGCCGCTTCAAGATCCCGTTCGGGCTCGAGCAGAACTTCGGGCGCACCGAGATCGACTTCGTCTACCGCGCCCGCGCCTCCACGCAGCTCACCCCGGCGCGCGATCGGGGCGCGATGGCGCACGGGCGGTTCTTCGGCCGCGGACTCACCTACGAGGCCGGCCTGTTCGACACCGACGGCGACATCGGCAAGCTGTCGGAGCCGCAGTTCGTCGAGGGTGCCGAGGATGACCTCGGCCCGACCTTCGGCGGCCGCGTCACCGCTGCCGTGCTCCGGCCGCTGGTCGGCAAGGAGGCCGCCCTGCGGTCGCTGCGCGTCGGCGTCGCCTACACGACCGGCAACCTGCCGGAGGGCCTCAACAGCCTGCGTGGCGAGACGCCCTACGGGTTCGACTACTTCGGCCCGGTGTACGTGAAGGGGCGCCGGCAGCGCCTCGGGCTCGAGCTGGACTGGACGCCCGGCCCCTTCGGCCTGCGCGCCGAGTGGATGCAGACGCGGGAAGATCGCCTGCGCCAGGGCCTGGGCGACGTCGACCTGTCGGACTTCCTCGGCACCGGCTGGTATGCCTACGGCACGTGGATCGTCACCGGGCAGGACAAGGACGACAGCATCAGCATGAAGCGGTCGGTGCTGCACGGCGGCCCGGGCGCCATCGAGCTGGCGCTGCGGTACGAGGAGCTGGGGTTCGGCAGCGCGAGCAAGGACGGCACGCCGCTGCGCAACCCCCGCGCCGAGCACCTGCTGGAGAACCGCGACCGGATCTGGACGGGGGGCGTGAACTGGTACGTCATGCCGCACGTCAAGGTGGTCGCCAACGCGATCCATGAGGACTTCACCGACGCCGAGCGCACGCCGAAGGAGGGCGAGACCGCATTCTGGTCGGGCGTCCTGCGGCTGCAAGTCGTATTCTGA
- a CDS encoding phospholipase D-like domain-containing protein has product MSPGRRPSAADASSITESVALAPAARREALLRAIAGARRRLVLSLFRCDDEGVVEALAAAVRRGVKVEALLTRRARRGRKALSRLHASLAGMGATVAWFADPVVKYHAKYLVADDSTSLVMTLNPTRKCFTRTWDAVVTTNDASVARSLLGLFDADAAGLPPVFDRDFSRRVVVGPEGSRRDVHGLIRGARRSIAILDHKLADPDVVTLLRERRAAGVEVTVVGKDLPPPLVAHGKLMVVDEARALVGSLALSTLSLDFRREVALIVDDPALVQPLAAGVRTLAGQAGARCRRLPGDPS; this is encoded by the coding sequence ATGTCTCCTGGTCGCCGCCCAAGCGCGGCTGACGCCTCGTCGATCACCGAGTCGGTCGCGCTGGCGCCTGCCGCGCGCCGCGAGGCGCTGCTGCGCGCGATCGCAGGCGCCCGCCGCCGGCTGGTCCTGTCGCTGTTCCGTTGCGACGACGAGGGCGTCGTGGAGGCACTGGCGGCGGCGGTTCGGCGGGGCGTGAAGGTCGAGGCCCTCCTGACACGCCGGGCCCGGCGCGGGCGCAAGGCCCTCTCGAGGCTGCACGCCTCGCTGGCCGGGATGGGGGCGACCGTCGCCTGGTTCGCCGATCCCGTCGTCAAGTACCACGCCAAGTACCTGGTCGCCGACGACAGCACGTCGCTCGTGATGACCCTGAACCCGACCCGCAAGTGCTTCACGCGCACGTGGGACGCGGTGGTCACCACCAATGACGCCTCGGTCGCGCGCAGCCTGCTGGGCCTCTTCGACGCGGATGCGGCCGGGCTCCCGCCGGTGTTCGACCGCGACTTCAGCCGACGCGTCGTGGTCGGCCCCGAAGGCAGCCGGCGCGACGTCCACGGCCTGATTCGCGGCGCACGCCGCTCGATTGCCATCCTGGACCACAAGCTGGCCGACCCGGACGTCGTGACGCTGTTGCGCGAGCGCCGCGCCGCGGGCGTGGAGGTGACCGTCGTGGGCAAGGATCTCCCCCCGCCGCTGGTCGCTCATGGCAAGCTGATGGTGGTCGACGAGGCGCGGGCACTCGTCGGGAGCCTCGCGCTCTCCACGCTCAGCCTCGACTTCCGCCGCGAGGTGGCGTTGATCGTCGACGACCCCGCGCTCGTGCAGCCCCTCGCCGCGGGCGTCCGCACCCTGGCCGGGCAGGCCGGGGCGCGGTGTCGCCGCCTTCCGGGAGACCCGTCGTGA
- a CDS encoding STAS domain-containing protein — MATSQSHAPGSRLVLSPQEALVAGGPAEELERRIQGLFREGYRHVVVDLRAVPTADSAGVRALVRGHTSAQRLNRRFTLISPNPHVREVLTLSLLDGVLEVKDSVADAKAQDVRWDRILTLTGVLVVGVGLVGTGMVWPTLGLPTATAPAAGSPFVASPPGGFDHPLFELAKLVASALIGMLVTVVHRQNRSDRSPNPTMDQAQVLLCVSGALMMVLIGNNLARAFGIAGAASVIRFRTPVEDARDITILFILMGLGMAAGLGAFAVAGLGTLFLCALLPMLNLLSADRPRSMLVEIVAEGRELPMSHIHQVFAINGIVFEPREVSQGDEATARYLTNLGPGDSIEDLSAQLMADGRASIKHVSWSPPKRG, encoded by the coding sequence ATGGCCACCAGCCAGTCCCACGCACCAGGCTCGCGCCTGGTGCTCTCGCCCCAGGAAGCGCTCGTTGCCGGCGGTCCCGCCGAGGAACTCGAGCGCCGCATCCAGGGCCTCTTCCGCGAGGGCTACCGCCACGTCGTCGTCGACCTGCGGGCCGTGCCGACCGCCGACAGCGCCGGCGTCCGGGCGCTGGTTCGTGGCCACACCTCCGCGCAGCGCCTCAATCGCCGCTTCACGCTGATCAGTCCCAACCCGCACGTCCGGGAGGTGCTGACCCTGTCGCTGCTCGACGGCGTCCTCGAGGTCAAGGACTCGGTCGCCGACGCCAAGGCGCAGGACGTTCGCTGGGATCGGATCCTGACCCTCACCGGCGTGCTCGTGGTCGGCGTCGGGCTGGTGGGGACCGGCATGGTGTGGCCGACGCTGGGCCTGCCGACGGCGACGGCGCCCGCCGCCGGCTCCCCCTTCGTGGCGTCCCCGCCGGGCGGCTTCGACCACCCGCTCTTCGAGCTCGCGAAGCTGGTGGCCTCGGCGCTGATCGGCATGCTGGTGACCGTGGTCCACCGCCAGAACCGCAGCGACCGCTCGCCCAACCCGACGATGGATCAGGCGCAGGTGCTGCTCTGCGTGTCGGGCGCGCTGATGATGGTGTTGATCGGCAACAACCTGGCACGCGCCTTCGGCATCGCCGGCGCCGCCAGCGTCATCCGCTTCCGCACGCCCGTCGAGGACGCGCGCGACATCACCATCCTGTTCATCCTGATGGGCCTGGGCATGGCGGCCGGCCTGGGCGCCTTCGCGGTCGCCGGGCTGGGCACGCTGTTCCTGTGTGCGCTGCTGCCGATGCTGAACCTGCTGAGCGCCGACCGGCCGAGGAGCATGCTCGTCGAGATCGTGGCCGAGGGCCGCGAGCTGCCGATGTCGCACATCCACCAGGTGTTTGCCATCAACGGCATCGTGTTCGAGCCCCGTGAGGTCTCGCAGGGCGACGAGGCCACGGCGCGCTACCTGACCAACCTGGGCCCGGGCGACTCCATCGAGGACCTCAGCGCCCAGCTGATGGCCGATGGCCGGGCGAGCATCAAGCATGTCTCCTGGTCGCCGCCCAAGCGCGGCTGA
- a CDS encoding radical SAM protein, protein MTDVLLATANFMALDPKQRRKSRPYPPLAALYAASLLRQGGLQVGLFDATLQPDEGAFAACLESHRPRLVVLYEDNFNFLSKMCLDRMADAALTMAAMARAAGATVAAAGPHVTDHPGRYLERDVQYALVREPDRTTAELAAILLGRASGRPEDVPGVVVADPTTPGRLHFAPGRAPERQLDAFPEAAWDLVDVEAYRRVWTAAHGYFSLNLVTTRGCPFHCNWCAKPIWGQRYAMHSPARVAADLASLKARCRPDHVWFADDIFGLRPAWVTEFAREVAARDARVPFTIQTRADLMTPEAVHGLAQAGCVEAWLGAESGSQQVLDAMDKGTTIEEIAVARRRLGAAGIRAAFFIQFGYPGEEWPQIQETVDMVRRLLPDDIGVSVTYPLPGTGLYERVRQELGAKTQWVDSDDLAMMFQGTYTSEFYRRLHALLHRDLDVRRAGAAGQDVAAEAAAVRTAWDALECDEANHRRADVVSLGARTPSPRPVLALDAN, encoded by the coding sequence GTGACAGACGTCCTGCTCGCCACCGCCAACTTCATGGCGCTCGATCCCAAGCAGCGCCGCAAGTCGCGCCCGTATCCGCCCCTCGCGGCGCTGTACGCCGCCAGCCTGCTGCGGCAAGGCGGGCTGCAGGTCGGTCTCTTCGACGCCACCCTGCAACCCGACGAAGGGGCGTTCGCCGCCTGCCTCGAATCGCATCGTCCGCGCCTGGTGGTGCTCTACGAGGACAACTTCAACTTCCTGTCGAAGATGTGCCTCGACCGCATGGCCGACGCCGCGTTGACGATGGCGGCGATGGCGCGCGCGGCGGGCGCGACGGTGGCGGCAGCAGGGCCGCACGTGACCGATCATCCGGGACGGTACCTGGAGCGTGACGTGCAGTACGCACTGGTGCGCGAACCTGACCGCACCACCGCCGAACTCGCGGCCATCCTGCTGGGCCGCGCGTCGGGGCGTCCGGAAGACGTCCCCGGTGTCGTCGTGGCCGACCCGACCACGCCTGGGAGGCTGCACTTCGCACCGGGCCGCGCACCAGAGCGGCAGCTCGACGCGTTCCCGGAGGCCGCGTGGGATCTCGTCGACGTCGAGGCCTACCGGCGCGTCTGGACGGCGGCGCACGGCTACTTCAGCCTGAACCTGGTGACCACCCGCGGGTGCCCGTTCCACTGCAACTGGTGCGCGAAGCCGATCTGGGGGCAGCGCTACGCGATGCACTCACCGGCCCGCGTGGCGGCCGATCTCGCCAGCCTGAAGGCGCGGTGCCGGCCCGATCACGTGTGGTTCGCCGACGACATCTTCGGGCTCCGCCCGGCGTGGGTCACCGAGTTTGCCAGGGAGGTCGCGGCGCGCGACGCCCGCGTGCCCTTCACGATCCAGACGCGGGCCGACCTGATGACGCCGGAGGCGGTGCACGGGCTCGCGCAGGCCGGCTGCGTCGAGGCCTGGCTCGGCGCCGAGAGCGGCAGCCAGCAGGTGCTCGATGCCATGGACAAGGGCACGACGATCGAGGAGATCGCGGTGGCGCGTCGTCGCCTCGGGGCGGCGGGCATCCGCGCCGCGTTCTTCATCCAGTTCGGGTATCCCGGCGAGGAATGGCCGCAGATCCAGGAGACGGTGGACATGGTGCGCCGCCTGCTCCCCGACGACATCGGCGTGAGCGTGACCTACCCGCTGCCGGGGACCGGCTTGTACGAGCGGGTCCGCCAGGAACTCGGCGCCAAGACCCAGTGGGTGGACAGCGACGACCTGGCGATGATGTTCCAGGGCACGTACACGAGCGAGTTCTACCGGCGCCTGCACGCCCTGCTGCACCGCGATCTCGACGTGCGTCGTGCCGGCGCGGCCGGGCAGGACGTGGCGGCAGAGGCGGCCGCGGTGCGTACGGCGTGGGACGCCCTCGAATGCGACGAGGCGAACCATCGCCGCGCCGATGTCGTGTCACTGGGCGCGCGCACGCCATCGCCGCGACCGGTCCTCGCCCTGGACGCCAACTGA
- a CDS encoding B12-binding domain-containing radical SAM protein, with the protein MPDVLLSHGYFLAEDPKEQQIMRPYPPLGLLYLSAYLKRAGFGVEIFDSTLRTRAEQSATLASRGAPVLGLYTNLITRRSVLDVAAVARSHGWTVVLGGPESANYPREYLSRGAHVVVLGEGEVTMAALLEALPTRGPHRLHEVPGLAFLDEAGEMVVTAPRPQVEDLDSLPWPDRAAIDLPAYVDIWRTHHGRGSVNLITARGCAYRCNWCSHAVYGHTHRRRRPEACADEVAHIREAYAPDQLWYADDVFTIDHRWLKAYAEEITRRGLALPFETISRADRMLKEDVFEALAALGCSRIWIGAESGSQRILNAMQRGVTREQVQWAAHAARRHGIEVGMFLMWGYEGETPDDIAETVDLVKRAHPHVFFTTLAYPIAGTGYYRKVADRVSLPVPWEDATDRDHVIAGRRDRAYYAHADRWLRRDVEAHHLREADPGRASMLAAEADEARRALLAAHHADAARP; encoded by the coding sequence GTGCCCGACGTCCTGCTCTCGCACGGCTACTTCCTCGCCGAGGACCCGAAGGAACAGCAGATCATGCGGCCGTACCCGCCGCTCGGGCTGCTGTACCTCTCGGCGTACCTCAAGCGCGCCGGATTCGGCGTCGAGATCTTCGACAGCACGCTGCGGACTCGCGCCGAGCAGTCGGCGACGCTGGCCTCGCGCGGCGCGCCGGTGCTCGGCCTCTACACGAACCTGATCACGCGCCGGTCGGTGCTCGACGTCGCGGCCGTCGCGCGCTCGCACGGCTGGACGGTGGTGCTCGGCGGTCCCGAGTCGGCCAACTATCCCCGCGAGTACCTGTCGCGCGGCGCGCACGTCGTGGTGCTCGGCGAGGGCGAGGTGACGATGGCGGCGCTGCTCGAGGCGCTGCCGACCCGCGGCCCGCACCGGCTGCACGAGGTGCCGGGCCTGGCCTTCCTCGACGAGGCCGGCGAGATGGTCGTCACCGCGCCACGGCCGCAGGTCGAGGATCTCGACTCGCTGCCGTGGCCCGACCGCGCAGCCATCGACCTGCCCGCGTACGTCGACATCTGGCGCACGCACCACGGCCGGGGCAGCGTCAACCTGATCACGGCCCGCGGCTGCGCCTATCGCTGCAACTGGTGCAGCCACGCGGTGTACGGCCACACGCATCGCCGTCGGCGACCTGAGGCGTGTGCCGACGAGGTCGCGCACATCCGCGAGGCGTACGCGCCGGACCAGCTCTGGTACGCCGACGACGTGTTCACCATCGACCATCGCTGGCTGAAGGCCTACGCGGAGGAGATCACCAGGCGCGGCCTCGCGCTGCCGTTCGAGACGATCTCCAGGGCCGATCGCATGCTGAAGGAGGACGTGTTCGAGGCGCTGGCCGCGCTCGGGTGCTCCCGCATCTGGATCGGCGCCGAGAGCGGCAGCCAGCGGATCCTCAACGCGATGCAGCGCGGCGTGACGCGCGAGCAGGTGCAGTGGGCGGCGCACGCCGCCCGCCGGCACGGCATCGAGGTCGGCATGTTCCTGATGTGGGGCTACGAAGGCGAGACCCCCGACGACATCGCCGAGACCGTCGACCTGGTCAAGCGGGCGCACCCGCACGTGTTCTTCACGACGCTCGCCTATCCGATCGCCGGAACCGGCTACTACCGCAAGGTCGCCGACCGCGTGTCGCTGCCCGTGCCCTGGGAAGACGCCACCGATCGTGACCACGTGATCGCCGGGCGCCGCGACCGCGCCTACTACGCCCACGCCGACCGCTGGCTGCGGCGCGACGTCGAGGCGCACCACCTCCGCGAGGCCGATCCCGGCCGCGCCTCCATGCTCGCCGCCGAGGCCGACGAGGCGCGTCGTGCGCTGCTGGCGGCGCACCACGCGGACGCGGCGAGGCCGTGA